The genomic window TGGCTGTGTGGAACGAAGCTATTGAAGGCGAGCTGATCAATTTGATCCAAGACAGGCCAGCGCTGTACAACATAATGGAAGACGCTATGCAAACCCTGCGGCGGTTCTTCCAggttctcttcttggaatgaaaatacagactactgccatctgctGGTACTCaacggtatatctcctcacgcatgcgcagaaagcaccttctagttcGTAGAACAAGACGGTTGGCTTTCGTCggcgctagttggttggcgtcAGGTTGGTGTGTCCCAGCctttagacagctgcagctcatacagaatgcTGCTgtcaggattctgactagaaccagaaaatcaaaGCATATCACACCACCTCTCAGGTCCTTACACTAGCTTCCAGTTATggttaggatagattttaaagtacttctactcgtttataaagcactaaatggcctaggacctacatacattgcagatatgctcactgaatataaacctaacagaccacTCATaccactaggatcgagtcagttagcaaaatcaagggttcacacaaaacaagggccAATCAAACTCTTCTGTAAAGTGCAATGCAAGACACAATTTTCACTACACAGTGATGACATTCTAAAATACAAACATTTCACGAAAcacaatattattaaattatatgaaattaCACTAAAATACAGAATTAAAATACATGCTTCAAAATCTGAGAAAGACAGTAAGGAAGCATTTTTGTGGACTTACAACTTTACCTTCATTCTTCCttgcattaaaatgcacaaacttGGCAGTAAAAGGCAGAAAGTTATACTTTACAACACTTCTTACAAGTCTTACAAGGGTGGCAGTGTGACACAATATATATTATGTTGTAAGAATCAGGTGTGTGCGCGTTGGTAATCAGGAAGCACATAGTTTTTGACCGCAGGAGAGAGTAGCGTGCAATGATGGACTTTGATCTTGTGCTATGTCTTTAAGGTATGGgctttatttaaatatatgtgaaCAAGGAATTCTCACAGCAAGTTGTTTTGAGACAATCGCTATTGAAGCACAAATAATATTTCTTGGTCAAAATGCCCTTCTTGAGAACATTCATCTTCACAGCAAGtcataaatgtaaacaaaattaagATACATCAAAATCATGCACCCAAATACTGACAGCTCACTTGGAAATTTCAGATTTAAGTCTTGTGATACAAGCTTACAGGAGCTTTATGTCATACAATCACACACTGTATATGTTATGTCTTATGAACTGTTCAGTGGAGGAGACTGaacatttactaaatatttattatataaaaaaagctTTTGCCATGTGTCAGATATCATTAAGGAATAAATAggtttaattaatatatatatatatatatatatatatatatatatatatatatatatttaattattctttcattaattttaaaaacattttatttaatcaaatatacaGCACATTTCCAGAGCTCAAAGCGCATTAAAAATCAAACATGaacacaacaaaaacagaaaaatacaaGACACACTACAGAAAATCCTGGTAGTGAAATCAAATGCATAAGCATTTGAGTAATATACAGTTATCTGACCAAAAGTCCGTGCAGCAGGAACAGTAGAGTTCAACAAACAATGTAGGCCTTTGCACGAAGTtggtttaattttcttttttatccAGGTGAGTTTAAGTTTgctttagttagttagttagttagttggttttgtttatcttgtttttttttccccatgcCTTTTTACGCAATAAACTGCTACAGCCATGACCAGCAGAACAACGATACTACCAAAAACAGAGGCTCTTGCTGCTGCAGCACCTGAAGGTGGGCCTGAACCTGGAGACGCTAAAGACAGAAAGCCATTATTACTAGAGATCAACTGAGAACCAAGCTTACCAATAATTTTAGTAGAAAGATGTATAATATCTATAAATAGTGCCATGCTTGGCTTTAATGTGCATTTGAAGATGAGAGATGATCAACAGATGAAAAACAGTTACCTGGATTATTTACAATCACACCAGCATCTGAAGTGACTGATTTTCCCTTCTGCATTGACTTTCTGTTCATTTCATCTTGCTCAGCAGCAGAAACACCTGGAACACAAACCAATCAGATGGAGGAATATATTTTGTGGACAACTGTAGGCAAGAAAGTGATTACtttattatcgatttttcttgaTTTCTGAAATGTCTAAAAAGCagcatttattcatgtttatgCATTTTACATCGTCATCAAATCCTCATTTAAACAGATAATACGTTAGGTGAAAATATGATCAGAAATAGCATTAGAAGTCATCTTCGTCGAAACATAGATGTATAttttttagtggtgggccgtcATCGACGTTaatgtgctgcgttaacgtgaaactcttatcggcgataaaaaaaaaatcgccgttaatctattctcaaagttgggtttgGAGCTgtgtctaaactacgcaagctatgatgactttcaccttgatattttagcgcggatgacgtatatctagtcgaattgcactgtaggaggcgagaacgagtcttcaacttctgtgaaattaccacatcaaatgagacgtgcaaacatggatgcagttctaaagccgcttcagggcaggtgcgtgcgttgctagctttttactggggcacgtgccccggtgaaaatctgctgtgcccagtaaaatctcaagtttgagttataatttactttgataatcccgaaataatgacattaaactatatgcaaaaACTGAATTGaccttctaaaagcaacgcagtttaatcgaagactatgcacgcagaaatccatgcccgtgcgcgtctgtgtattttatggcaacgcgcacgtcgtgcagccttttgcgcagaagttcTTGGTTGCACAAATTACAcaatgttgtaaatgcaattgtcaagcagtttgtgatgcattttggaaacaggagattggcgcctgatctaatgcgccacctggcccatTCTCGaatacttttagtcattatttgggtagcacacatattctgaatgccttcagaaaaattcaaattagccatttaaatctagattaatctagattaatttcaatatttaatctagattaatctagataaaaaaaataatctatgcccaccactaatatatatatatatatctatatatatatatatatatatatatatatatacactaccgtttaaaagtttggggttagtacatttttttgtttgtttttgtgaagaaattaatacttttattcaccaaggatgtattgaattaataataaaaaatgtattaaaagttaataataaataatttacattgttataaaaaaaattatttcgaataaacactgtactttttaaacttcacagaaaaaaaatcacaggatcACAGCAAAAATATTTGCACCGCagctgttgatattatccaacattgatcattctaataataaatcagcatattagaatgtgtAACTGACAGAGATGTCAGCTATATTTCtttcttatttacttattttcaatattttgttAAAGAATTTTAATTTGAAACTGTTTTGTTAAGAGCTGTTTGAGTGGGGGCTTTTATTATGAAAAGTGCAAAGTGAATTAGGAAGACAGATGTCTGCAGCTCATGGCAAGTTAAAAAGTGTTCATGTTCTGAAGCTTATAGGCTAGTGTATTCATCTGGAGTCAAGAACAATTTCAGATGCAACAATATCTCCTTTTGGTAATAAGCAGCCAATGAAGTAAGTTTCCGTTTGTATCATATGTGATTGATGTGGATTGTGTTGCTGTGTGGAAAAGAACAATGTCTGTATAAAGACTAGTTAAATTGTTAAAGTTAACAATTCTGTCTAAAGGATTTACAAAGCCATTTAtttcatgtatttattatgttctttatattatttgtttttactttatttgtgtGTATTCAGTTCTCACGGCATCTTGAGTTGGTTGGTTATGGTGAACCAGTCAATAAATCGTCAGTCATCAGAGAATCCTTGTGCTCGTAAAATTACTGGGGGGGGAGctacagaatgatttctgaaggatcatgtgacacttaagactggagtaacagctaatgaaaattcagcttttcttcacaggaataaattctattttaaagtatgttaaaataaaaaacattattttacattgtaaaaacattttgcaacattactatttttttctgtatttttaatcaaataaatgcagccttgatcagCATAACAGACTTccttaaagactattacaagtcttactgaccccaaacttttaaacagttgcTTATATATAACAtgtcaaggaaaaaacatgtaacatgggcagcactaAAGCATTTAATTTGTCTGCTACTTTTTGCCAGCTCTCTCTCCTGGCTTTTGCAGACTTTGAGGTGTTTCCTGTCGTTTTAATTAAAGAGTCAAATTCGGCATAACCTTCCATTAAAAACTCTTATTCTGCTTGGGAGAAAAACTGGGCACGTTCTTTGGCCATGCTGAACAGCCAATAACAGCGTTGCTAATCATTGTTTCTATCGATACATATCCCCTTTTAAACCAACGCATGAACGCGCAATTATCTCAGATAACTCAATCCAGCGATACTAATCATAAACGACAGGTGTTTTCGGAGAACCCAATTAGCCGGATCATGATTAGCACGATGATATCATCTTGGATGTCTCATTTGATCTCAGATGTTTTAAGCAacgtacgaagaacgagcccTTGGGGTCTACTAGAACAGGCTTGCTCCGATTGACTGACAGGACCAATGTGTTGTGATCGGCCAACCATTTTGAGTATGTTTGGAAAATGTAACTCAGAATTATGAACAATTAGTCTGAATGTCACTTTTATAATAAGCACAATATATGTTagatataaaacatatttaactCACCACTGACAGCAACAATGAAGATCCTGTCACTGTTGCGGCTGTTCATCAATAGTTTATAAACTCCAGCGTCTGCTTTTCTGATGTTTGTGATGGTGAGATCACCTGTGCGActgtccagcttcagtctgtcacTGAATATCTCTTTACACCATACATCTGTGCAGACCCTAATGTGGCTATTAATGATTTCAGCTATTCGAATGTCATGAAAATACCATTCAATTCTGTCTTGTTGATTAattttaacatcagtgtgtaGAGTAACTGAATCTTGCTCCATCACATTCACATCATCTATATTAACCTCATATGCATCTGAAAAATAGAAATGAACAGCTCATTACAATCCATTTTGGAGTAGTGTTGTACCAATCAAAAAAGATCCTAGCACAACCTTTTGTGGGTGGTTCAATccacattttttaaataggtGCTTCATGACTAAAATACAGAAGAAATGGGTGGAGAAGCCATTTTACCAAAAATGTGTGGAACTTTCACACCCATTAGCCACTGGGCTCATTCATAACTTATTAGGCAAGACTTATCAGAAAGACTTATTAGATTACATCTACATTCATGTGCACACGATCAATCTCAATtctactaaaaatataaaaataataggtCAAAGCTATTAAATAGTGAATTGTATTCTAAATCTGCAATAGTAAATGCATTAAATGACACTCACCAGTGACAGTAACACTGAAACTCCTACTGATGTTGAATTTGCTGCTGTTGATCTGTAGTTCATAGagtccagagtctgtggttctgGTGTTTGTGATGATCAGAGATCCAGTCTTATGATCCAGTTTTAGCCTGTCTCTGAATGTCTCAGGACATTGATCATCTGTGCTTTGATCTCCAGTGATTTTAGTGATGAGCGTGTGATTAAAATACCACATTATCACATCATCTGGGTGTTTTATTGCACCAGGATCTAAGGTGATGGATTCTCCCTTTCTTTTCTTCAATTTATCTAGTTCAGCGGCTAAAAATACAAACCAGCATGACAGTTCACCAATTACAATAATTCAGTTTTAAATCACACTGAATGATTATGATTCAGACCTTCACTCTacaatgctttttattttatttttaacattcacTTAATGACTTACCACTGACAGAAACACCAAAGATTATTTCACTGTTATGGCTATTGATTAGTAGTTTATAAAGGCCAGTGTCTGTGATTctggtgtttgtgatggtcagagatccagtctgattgtccagcttcagtctgtctctgaatctctctTTACACTGTTCATCTGTACAGATCTTACTCTGATCTCCAGTGATTTCAGCAATGCGATCGACATGAAAATACCATTTAATTCTTTCTTTTTGGGATTTAATAAGTCCAGTGTACAGTGTGACTGAATCTCCCTCTATCACTGACAGTGGCACTACATCTGCACCAACATTAGATGCAACTGAAGTAGAAATAACAGAGAGAAATATTTCtcaaaatacatgcaaaataaaacagaaaaagaacatcactGATTTACGCATTCACTCTCACAGATGAGCTTTTAATGAAAACTAAACCATATATCCATGCAGAGATTGATACTGGTTTGAGTATTATTAATTATGAATATTATCCCTAGCTACTATAAGAAAGAGTGTTACAAAAATGTGTCTTACCAGGCTCGACGTATGCACACAATatgatgcaaaaaataaatatcttcaTTCTGATAGAATGCAGATAATGCAGAAATAAAAAGTGTTTGGTCATTAAAAGGCTAATTCACTCTGCACCGACAGACATAGACCAACGCCGACAGTCAACCGAGTGAAGTGCGTAAATTATGTTCCAAAAACGAGATGAACTTGTCTGTGCAGAGTGAGGTGTGACGTTGCATGTAAAATGAAAGTAAGGCTAACTAAAgaccaaaataaaaagaaaatttgtATTCTTACTGACTGATGATTCATGAACATTTCTCATTAACCACTTAGATTAGATCTATGTCTTTAAACTaaaatagcatgatataaactgaaaaaaaagcaATGTTCATTAAACAAGCAGTGTTgaaagggccctcgcacccggacTCACCACGACCTGGAggctttaggaaaacagtaaACGGTGAGCAATAGGCATTTAAAGTGGTAAATAAAGAAGGAATAagtatgtcaaagtcatttatatcCACcaaactataactataactgGATTTTGGAATGTAGATGTCTCCACGCCAGTACTTTTATCAAACATGTAAGGTTTGGTTCAGTTTGAACATGGTTTGTCATGAGTTAGTGCAAAGCATGTTGTATTCTGTTGCCAAAAGATGGCGCTATGATTCTAACcaaatattggcctttagatgtcttcaggccaggactcttgcaAATCAAGAGAAgctatgacgaagtagtatgtcccaaagcttgcctactattctgtcACATACTCAAGTATGTACTTTTATCTCACAAAAAGAGTATTTACATTTAAGGCTCAGTGTAAGTGTTAAGACAGAGGGACCCGGAGGCGAAGGCCGATAAAAAACagactcacacacgctcacacacacatacacacacgcacactataatatgtcgttatactccatagaactctatgtaaaactacgcttttttttgcaaaggcctatgtaaagggttaatggggccaactgataatcaacagtacaattgacaaatttgaccccttcccaacagggaaaaccacaaacaatcaagaattcatcattatatggtgtcatggctttgcaatcaaaaaatgtggttataagaagtcaatggggcaaaaacagccacaaacaacaAATGAGggataaaaaatgaaaatctgatgctgcgccaaaactaacaatgcatgaaagccaatgttcttactaatctttcacatgtccaagactgttaaaaaggtaaaaaaaaaatccaggccacaattaccttttatattgaaaattagtaattttgtgttttttttttttccaaaatcagtgacatcatttaggaatttggcaattaaagagttaaaatccagatttttttttaaacatttagtatttttgagcaggactgaggttgattaatagatttatgcaaaaaaatttgaaaaaaatatttatctgatacatttttacagcagtttaaagtagtggctgttttcagccacgaaacataacgaaaggttgtaaattgaaacaatgcacaagggttaatggCCAATCCCGCTGTCATAAGCTTGAAAATTTAAAGCAGCAGACGAGTGTGCACTTAGaataaacacattttattatttttatagttatcattcttcgtgtgaacaggccttaacaCTATCTTCCTGGCCAACATGTAattttgtatttgtgtgttttatttttaaaggtgGTTGTGGTAGACGCAAGCTCATTGTAATTCCTCCAGAGGCAGAGGGATATTCTGCAAAAAACTTAAAATCTGTGTCATCAGGTGGGAAGGCCATATTCTATGTTGTGCCACTCCAAGATTCATTAGACACCTCTCCTCTGGCTCCTGACTCGCCTCGCTTCTCAAAGATGCCCAAGACAACATGTTACCAATGTAGTGAGGTGATGCCTCTCCAAATGTTGGCAGTGCACATCAAAACATGCATAGGAAAATTGTCCTCGGATGATGACCGTGAGGATCAGGTAAGAACTAAAGTAAGCTGTTTTTTTATGTTGTGCTAATACCATtgcattattaatgtattttcttTAAACCTACAGATCTCTGATGTATGGGTAGTTGAGGACAAGAGCAAGGTAAACTTAGCACATCAATAGTATTAAAAGTAATTTGTTTCTATTTGGGTCAGTACTTTCATTGTTTGTAATGTACTACTTTTTTTATGGGTAACCATTCAGGTGGCTTGTCCAATTTGCTACAGAGAATTCCTGAAAGATGATATTACAATTCATGCAAGTGTCTGTGGAGAGAGGTAATTTGCATTAGTGTTTTATAATGCCTATTTATTTGTATGTCTCAATTTATGTACCAATGCCTTCTTGCATTTGGTTCAATGTAGTTTACCTACAGAGAGTTCCGTAGCAACTTGTGCAGATGAAGGTTTTCCAGTCCACACCTCTGCATGTACACCAAAAAGGTAAGAGATTTTCTAAACTGTCTTGTCTTTTTTTCATTGGGAAAAAAAAGCTAGGCTGCTAATCAGATTGTCACATGCACTAATATTACATAAGCAACCATATCTTTACTAAATCCAGATATACATCTGTTGATTCACATTTTAGAAATTTGAAACTGATCTAATATATCGTATTACATCCTTCACAGCCTTGAAGATGTTCTGACATTCCTTAAAGAGCAGGTTGACACAACAAAAGAGTTTAAGTTGTGTGTTGACAGAGAAGATCTTCCAGAAAGAGGCATTATTCAATGGAAGAGAAAGAAAACTGCATCTCCT from Garra rufa chromosome 7, GarRuf1.0, whole genome shotgun sequence includes these protein-coding regions:
- the LOC141338796 gene encoding uncharacterized protein, translating into MLASNVGADVVPLSVIEGDSVTLYTGLIKSQKERIKWYFHVDRIAEITGDQSKICTDEQCKERFRDRLKLDNQTGSLTITNTRITDTGLYKLLINSHNSEIIFGVSVSGKSLTAELDKLKKRKGESITLDPGAIKHPDDVIMWYFNHTLITKITGDQSTDDQCPETFRDRLKLDHKTGSLIITNTRTTDSGLYELQINSSKFNISRSFSVTVTDAYEVNIDDVNVMEQDSVTLHTDVKINQQDRIEWYFHDIRIAEIINSHIRVCTDVWCKEIFSDRLKLDSRTGDLTITNIRKADAGVYKLLMNSRNSDRIFIVAVSGVSAAEQDEMNRKSMQKGKSVTSDAGVIVNNPASPGSGPPSGAAAARASVFGSIVVLLVMAVAVYCVKSQNPDSSILYELQLSKGWDTPT